The genomic stretch CTGTTCGCAGACGTCGTCATGCGCGGGTCGATGACCCCCTCCTTGTAGAGCGTCTGCAGGAGCTCCAGCACCGGCTTCACCTCAGGCATAACCGCACCGAATTTAATGCTGCCATCTGACTGCTTGATGAAATTCTCCACATCAATACCGTAAGCGTAGAAGAATGGCGCCAAGCTGCGGTAATAATTGTCACCCGACAAGCCGAATGTGTCTTTCTTGCCGTTGCCATCGGGGTCGTCATTTGTGAACGCACGCAGCACGGCTACATATTCCTCCAGCGTTTGCGGCACCTCAAGCCCGAGCTTATCCAGCCAATCCTTGCGGACGATCGTCGTCATATAGCTCGCTTCCGGCACATCTCCTGGTATGCGGAAAATTTTTCCGCTTTTATCCCAGTGGTAAAACATCGTTTCTTTCGTATAATAATTGATAATTTCTTTGCCGTACTTTTGCAGGGAAGGCGTAACATCCTGCACGATGCCAGCGTCTATCCACTTCTTATATTCCTTCGTATCCCCAGTCCACAGTATGTTCGGCCTCGTATCCTTAGCGCTCATCAGCAAGTTGATCTTCGTGTTCAGCTCCGACCAATCCGGCAGGAAGAGCGGCGCCACATCAACGGTCCGCTCAAGCTTTGCCGCAAGCTCCCCCTCAAGCGCCTTCTCTGCCCACGAATCCGGCGTTTTGGGCCCTGCCATTAACGCCATGCTGATTTTGAGCGGCTGCTTAGGCACATCAGCGGTCTGCTCACCCGCATTCTTCTCCCCGTTTCCACTCACCGCCCCCTTGTTTTCATTTCCTGAATTTCCTGAATTCCCTGAACATGCCGACAACAACAGCGTTACAGCCATTGCCGCTCCAACCCAAGCCTTTTTCCTCATTCCCCATCCCTCGATTCATCCAATATTCAACCTTTTCAACAATTTGAATCCGCTTTCATTTTCAACTAGATTATATATCCAGCAGTTTGTTTTGTAAACAACAAATTTAAACTTTATTAAATTAATATAATTAAGTATAATTAAACGAACCAATATCTACTTAACCGAAATATGTGAATACAACTGTGATTATAAGTTTTCTGTACTGTATAACCTCTTTCCATTACTCAATAAAGATCAATTTTTTCATCAAGAAAATTTGTTAGCTTCTCCATATTTCGAATAAAAGTTGAATAATGTTGAAATTTTAAATACTACTTCATCACGAGCTATCAACGAGTGTCAACGCAAAAAAAAGAGCCGCGCCCAGACAGATAAATCCGTCTGAAAACAGCCCTTTCTTTTGGACCAAGCTATAATTCTGATATTCCTACTGACCATTAATCAGCTTCAAGTTCTCCTGCCATTTTATGGTACGGAATTCATTAACCTTATCGAAGCCAAGACCCGTCGTTGTTTTCTTCGCTTCCTCAATCAAGCTAAGCACCTCGGCATCGCTCTTAGCAAACAGAATTTTACCGAAATACTCATTAGCTGTCTCGGTTACCTGCTGATTAATGATCCCTTCATCCGTCTCTGGAGCTGGATCAATATTGTTGAACTGCGTCATATTCTGTGAAGTTTTCCAAGCGATGTTCAACTGCGCCAAAGCACCCCAGTTACGTTGGTCCTCCGGCAGCGTTTGCTCAATTTTTTGCTTGCTCGTATCGACAAAGGTTGCATTTCCTGCCCACACGTAAGCCTCAAGCTTATCCTTGTCCTTCTCTTCTTGCGTGGTACTGAACCATTTGTCATTCGGAATCGGAGCGCCGTCTGCATCCAGATCGTCCCAGTACAAGCCTTGTGGCCCGAAGAACATGACGCGTGTGCCTTCTTCGCCCGTCATCCAATCCAAGTAGGCAAATACGGCTTCCGGATTTTTCGAGCTGGTTGTAATTACGTTAACGTTCCAGCCAAGCGCGTTATAGCCATTTGGATAAATTTTATTTTTGTCTAAGCTAGACTTGGCGATCGGCCAAATAAACTCATAGCCTGCAGATGGATCCTGCGCTTTCAAAGCATTATGACCTTCACGACCCATATTCGTAGCATTGCCGCCAACAAATACAGCAACTCTGCCTGTGGCAAGCTTTTCTTTTACTTGATCATCCTTTTGAGTCATTGCATCCTGCGTCATTAAGCCTTCTCTAAACAGCTTGCTTGCGTACAGCATCGTTTCCCTCCAAGCCTCGTTATTATAAATGGTGTCAAATTTGTCGCCGTTCGGATACGCCTTCATGCTATGGAACGCACCTGCTGCACCCTCTTGGAAGCTTGGGAACATCACCTCTACACCCGAACCATTACCGCCAACCTCTAATGGCACAACATCAGGATATTTTGATTTCACCTGCTGCAAGTAAGTATACAAATCATCTGTAGTCTCAAGCTTCGGCGAACCCAGCTCCGCATAAATTTTCTTATTCACAAACCAGCCGCCATTGCCTGTCGGAGCTGCTGTATACCAGTTCGGGAATTGATAGATTTTGCCGTCACTAGAGCGCAGCATGTTCAACGTTTCTTCGCCCGCCCATTTTTTCAAATTCGGATATTTATCAATATAATCATCAAGAGGAACGAGTGCCCCCGCTGATCTCAACCGCTCTACCTCAGGTCCACGGTCCATCATAATCGCATCAGGAAGCTCCTTGGAGGCAATCATCGTACTCAGCTTTTGCGCTGCTGCGCCGCCGGATTGAATAGGATTTACAGTTACCTTAAGATTGTCTTGTACCCACTTGCTGTTCGGGCTCGCTCCCCATGGCTCAGTCGTCCACCAGTCATAATGGACATAATAAGAGAATGATACCGGTGTTTCCCCCAAAACAAATCCATCGCTTGTGCTGGCTTTATTCGAATCTTTATTTACTGGATCGCTTGAGCTACCTGTATTTCCGCCATTATTGTCTGAGCAGCCTGCAAGCAGCACCGAACCGGCTAGACCAACGGTCATTAGCGCAGTAAGCAGCTTTCTTCCTTTCATATTCGTACGCCTCCCAATTTTTAATATATATACTCAAACCCTCGGCCTGCGCCTTTGGATCGAATACCGAGACTACTCCTTTAAGGAGCCAATCAAAACACCCTTCACAAAAAAGCGCTGCACGAAAGGATAGACGAGCACGATCGGAATCGTCGCTACCATCATCGTAGCCATCGTTAACGACTTGCTCGTTACACTTTGCATTCGGCTAAGCGCGTCCGTAGCCGCTCCGCTTCCTTGGGCAGCGATTGAGAGCTGCTCACTCATCGTGTTCGAGTTCATAATTTGCTGAAGCAAGGTTTGAATCGGATACAGCTTCGCATCATTAATGAAGATCGTTGCCGAAAACCAATCATTCCAATGATAAACTGCCGTAAACAAGGATAATGTAGCGATTACGGGCCCCGATAATGGCAATACGATTTTGAAAAATATTCCAAATGTGCTTGCTCCATCGATCTTCGCTGATTCCTCCAGTCCCTCGGGCAAGCCCATAAAGAAGGTACGGAAGATAATCATGTTCCAAACGCTGACTGCTGTCGGAATGATCAAGACCCAGAACGTATCCATTAGTCCAAGCTCGCGGTTCAGCAGATAGAAAGGAATAAGCCCTCCACTAAAGTACATGGTGATAATGGCAAAAATCATATAAAATTTCTTCCCGATTACTCCCTTAACAGACAAGCCGTAAGCGAATATAGCGGTAAAGAAAATGGATATTAACGTACCCGCCACTGTGCGGAGCACCGAGATGAGGAAGGCGTCCAGAATTCGTTCGTTTTGAAATACGATCTTGTAATTATCTAGTGTAAACATTCTAGGCCAAAACGTTATTCCGCCTTTTGCCGTATCCAGCCCGAGATTAAAGGAAATAACAGCAGAATTCCAGAACGGATATAACGTAGCCAGCCCTAGCAGCACTAATAAGAAATAAATAACAACCTGCAATGTTTTATCGCCGCTGCTCAGCTTCACCGGGCTCCACCACTTTTCTGTTTATTCGCAGTCTCGAATCGGTTTACCATAAGCTTGTACCCGCTCTTCTTGCCATATAATTCGCCATAGTCAGCAAGCCAACGCTAATGATCGCCTTAAACAAGCCAACTGCCGCCGCATACGAGAATCGGTTGTTAATAATTCCAATCCGGTAGGCATACGTATCAATAACATCTGCCACATCACGCAGCATCGGGCTTCTGCCAAGCAGCAGCAAGTCATCAAACCCTGCATTCAATAGGCTTCCAATATTCAGAATGAGGAAAATAACGATGACCGGCGTAATTGATGGAAGCGTTATCAAGAAGATCTGTTTAAACTTGCTTGCACCGTCGATGGATGCCGCTTCATATAGGCTTGGGTTCACGCCCGCGATCGCTGCCAAATAAACGATCGTTGCAAAACCGATTTCCTTCCACAAATTCGTTGTAATAATAATTCCCCAGAAATATTCGGGAAGCGACAGAAAATTAATCGGCTTATCAATGAACCCCAGTGACTGCAGCATAATATTCAAGCTGCCGTTGTCCACGGACAAGATGGAGATTGTAAAGCCCGATACGATAACCCACGACAGGAAATGGGGCAGGTAGCTGATCGTTTGAATGATCTTTTTGAAGGCCATATTTCTAACCTCATTGAGCATTAACGCAAGCAAAATCGGTGCTGGAAAGTTAATTACCAGCTTCAGCAGACTGATGACAATCGTATTTCGAATAACCCGGTAAAAATCAGGCGAGTTAAAAAACATTTCAAAATGCTTAAAGCCCGCCCATGGGCTGCCAAAAAAGCCTTTAAACAAGCTGTAATCCTGAAACGCCATCAGCACGCCGTACATCGGAATATAGTTGAAGATGAAAATAAAAATCAAAGCAGGAAAAATCATGAGCTGCACTTGCCATTGTGCGAAAAACCGCCTCCAAAGCGGTTTTTCCTTACGCGGACTGCTTAACGCTGCATTCGCTGAAACGGGTGCTTGCACGCTACCTCCACCTCTCTAATTAAGTCTAGCCTACCCCTTCACTGCTCCAGCGGTTATGCCGCGTGACATTTGCTCCGTAAACAATAAATAGATAATGACTGTCGGCAA from Paenibacillus sp. FSL H8-0548 encodes the following:
- a CDS encoding extracellular solute-binding protein, whose protein sequence is MRKKAWVGAAMAVTLLLSACSGNSGNSGNENKGAVSGNGEKNAGEQTADVPKQPLKISMALMAGPKTPDSWAEKALEGELAAKLERTVDVAPLFLPDWSELNTKINLLMSAKDTRPNILWTGDTKEYKKWIDAGIVQDVTPSLQKYGKEIINYYTKETMFYHWDKSGKIFRIPGDVPEASYMTTIVRKDWLDKLGLEVPQTLEEYVAVLRAFTNDDPDGNGKKDTFGLSGDNYYRSLAPFFYAYGIDVENFIKQSDGSIKFGAVMPEVKPVLELLQTLYKEGVIDPRMTTSANSSDQKVDEIFAAGKVGSLYRWVDYFNPGNSAAMSFKKLNPTGEYLSIEPIKGADGFGSDQPDPRIGWCYLVVTDTADTDSAVQVLNTMATPEVFKLLAFGKDGEHYTMDNGIFAPTITPDEGNKLGLGNFGWYVQRKDAANIKNTPEVTAMFEKKIETSQPMREKIVYFKALDRPEWDKYSADIKKERDELFWSIISGKKPASAFDSFVKQYEKLGGKQIDEEASRLFEQQQQEYTEYEAWYNENIEPFK
- a CDS encoding extracellular solute-binding protein translates to MKGRKLLTALMTVGLAGSVLLAGCSDNNGGNTGSSSDPVNKDSNKASTSDGFVLGETPVSFSYYVHYDWWTTEPWGASPNSKWVQDNLKVTVNPIQSGGAAAQKLSTMIASKELPDAIMMDRGPEVERLRSAGALVPLDDYIDKYPNLKKWAGEETLNMLRSSDGKIYQFPNWYTAAPTGNGGWFVNKKIYAELGSPKLETTDDLYTYLQQVKSKYPDVVPLEVGGNGSGVEVMFPSFQEGAAGAFHSMKAYPNGDKFDTIYNNEAWRETMLYASKLFREGLMTQDAMTQKDDQVKEKLATGRVAVFVGGNATNMGREGHNALKAQDPSAGYEFIWPIAKSSLDKNKIYPNGYNALGWNVNVITTSSKNPEAVFAYLDWMTGEEGTRVMFFGPQGLYWDDLDADGAPIPNDKWFSTTQEEKDKDKLEAYVWAGNATFVDTSKQKIEQTLPEDQRNWGALAQLNIAWKTSQNMTQFNNIDPAPETDEGIINQQVTETANEYFGKILFAKSDAEVLSLIEEAKKTTTGLGFDKVNEFRTIKWQENLKLINGQ
- a CDS encoding carbohydrate ABC transporter permease, whose protein sequence is MKLSSGDKTLQVVIYFLLVLLGLATLYPFWNSAVISFNLGLDTAKGGITFWPRMFTLDNYKIVFQNERILDAFLISVLRTVAGTLISIFFTAIFAYGLSVKGVIGKKFYMIFAIITMYFSGGLIPFYLLNRELGLMDTFWVLIIPTAVSVWNMIIFRTFFMGLPEGLEESAKIDGASTFGIFFKIVLPLSGPVIATLSLFTAVYHWNDWFSATIFINDAKLYPIQTLLQQIMNSNTMSEQLSIAAQGSGAATDALSRMQSVTSKSLTMATMMVATIPIVLVYPFVQRFFVKGVLIGSLKE
- a CDS encoding ABC transporter permease subunit is translated as MIFPALIFIFIFNYIPMYGVLMAFQDYSLFKGFFGSPWAGFKHFEMFFNSPDFYRVIRNTIVISLLKLVINFPAPILLALMLNEVRNMAFKKIIQTISYLPHFLSWVIVSGFTISILSVDNGSLNIMLQSLGFIDKPINFLSLPEYFWGIIITTNLWKEIGFATIVYLAAIAGVNPSLYEAASIDGASKFKQIFLITLPSITPVIVIFLILNIGSLLNAGFDDLLLLGRSPMLRDVADVIDTYAYRIGIINNRFSYAAAVGLFKAIISVGLLTMANYMARRAGTSLW